In Ovis canadensis isolate MfBH-ARS-UI-01 breed Bighorn chromosome 11, ARS-UI_OviCan_v2, whole genome shotgun sequence, one genomic interval encodes:
- the LOC138447365 gene encoding olfactory receptor 3A2 isoform X2, with protein MQPEARTNRTAVTEFILLGLVETENLQPMVFVLFLFAYMVTVGGNLSILAAILVEPKLHTPMYFFLGNLSVLDIGCITVTVPAMLSRPLSHKRTVPYAACLSQLFFFHLLAGMDCFLLTAMAYDRFLAICRPLTYSTRMSQTVQRILVVVSWACAITNALIHTIALSTLNFCGPNEVNHFYCDLPQLFQLSCSSTQLNQLLLFGMSFIMAGTPVVLIIISYIHVAAAVLQIRSAEGRKKAFSTCGSHLTVVCLFYGTGMFNYMRLGSEEASDKDKGVGVFNTIINPMLNPLIYSLRNSDVRGVLWRVLVGRQSLT; from the coding sequence ATGCAGCCAGAAGCTAGAACCAACAGGACAGCTGTAACTGAATTTATTTTACTGGGCTTAGTGGAAACAGAAAACCTACAGCCTATGGTCTTCGTACTCTTCCTCTTTGCCTACATGGTCACTGTTGGGGGGAACCTCAGCATCCTGGCAGCCATCTTGGTGGAACCCAAACTCCACactcccatgtacttcttcctgggGAATCTATCGGTGCTGGACATTGGGTGCATCACCGTCACTGTTCCTGCCATGTTGAGTCGTCCCCTGTCCCACAAGCGCACAGTTCCCTATGCAGCCTGCCTCTCCCAGCTCTTCTTCTTCCACCTTCTGGCTGGGATGGACTGCTTCCTGTTGACAGCCATGGCCTATGATCGATTCTTGGCCATCTGCCGACCTCTCACCTACAGCACTCGCATGAGCCAGACAGTCCAGAGGATACTAGTGGTTGTGTCCTGGGCTTGTGCCATCACCAATGCACTGATTCACACTATTGCCCTAAGCACCCTTAACTTCTGTGGTCCCAACGAGGTCAACCACTTCTACTGTGACCTCCCGCAGCTCTTCCAGCTCTCCTGCTCCAGCACCCAGCTCAACCAGCTGCTGCTCTTTGGCATGAGTTTCATAATGGCAGGAACACCTGTGGTTCTCATCATCATCTCCTACATCCATGTGGCTGCTGCAGTTCTACAAATCCGCTCAGCGGAGGGCAGGAAGAAAGCCTTCTCCACGTGTGGCTCCCACCTCACTGTGGTCTGCCTCTTCTATGGGACTGGTATGTTCAACTACATGCGCCTGGGTTCAGAGGAGGCTTCAGACAAGGATAAGGGAGTTGGAGTTTTCAACACAATTATCAATCCCATGCTGAACCCACTTATCTACAGTCTTAGAAACTCTGATGTTCGGGGTGTCCTGTGGCGGGTACTTGTAGGGAGGCAATCACTGACATGA
- the LOC138414822 gene encoding olfactory receptor 3A1 produces MQPKPGANGTAVTEFILLGLVETPGLRPAVFVLFLLAYLVTVGGNLSILAAILVEPKLHTPMYFFLGNLSVLDIGCITVTVPSMLGRLLSHKRTVPYAVCLSQLFFFHLLVGVDCFLLTAMAYDRFLAICRPLTYSTRMSPTVQRILVAVSWACAFSNALTHTVAISTLNFCGPSVINHFYCDLPQLFQLSCSSTQLNELLLFGVGFIMAGTPLALVVTSYIHVAAAVLRIRSAEGRKKAFSTCGSHLTVVAIFYGSGIFNYMRLGSAKLSDKDKAVGIFNTVANPMLNPIIYSLRNPDVQGALWRVIKGRWSLV; encoded by the coding sequence atgcagcCAAAACCTGGGGCCAATGGAACAGCTGTTACTGAATTCATCCTGCTGGGGTTGGTGGAGACGCCAGGGCTGCGGCCAGCTGTCTTTGTACTCTTCCTTCTTGCCTACCTTGTCACTGTCGGGGGCAATCTCAGCATCCTGGCAGCCATCTTGGTGGAACCCAaactccacacccccatgtacttcttcctgggGAACCTATCAGTGCTGGACATTGGGTGCATCACCGTCACCGTTCCCTCGATGCTAGGTCGTCTCTTGTCCCACAAGCGCACAGTTCCCTATGCAGTCTGCctctcacagcttttcttcttccACCTCCTGGTTGGGGTGGACTGCTTCTTGTTGACAGCCATGGCCTATGACCGATTCCTGGCCATCTGCCGACCCCTCACTTACAGCACCCGCATGAGCCCAACAGTCCAGAGGATACTGGTGGCTGTGTCCTGGGCTTGTGCCTTCTCAAATGCATTGACCCACACTGTAGCCATATCCACACTCAACTTCTGTGGTCCCAGTGTGATCAACCACTTCTACTGTGACCTCCCGCAGCTCTTCCAGCTCTCCTGCTCCAGCACCCAGCTCAACGAGCTGCTGCTCTTTGGCGTGGGTTTCATAATGGCAGGTACCCCCCTGGCTCTTGTTGTCACCTCCTACATTCATGTGGCAGCTGCGGTTCTACGAATTCGCTCAGCAGAGGGCAGGAAGAAAGCCTTCTCCACGTGTGGCTCCCATCTCACGGTGGTTGCCATATTCTATGGTTCAGGTATCTTTAACTACATGCGACTAGGTTCAGCCAAGCTTTCAGATAAGGATAAAGCTGTTGGAATTTTTAACACTGTAGCCAACCCCATGCTGAATCCAATCATCTACAGCCTCAGGAACCCTGATGTTCAGGGTGCCCTCTGGCGGGTGATCAAGGGGAGGTGGTCACTGGTGTGA